Proteins from one Porites lutea chromosome 3, jaPorLute2.1, whole genome shotgun sequence genomic window:
- the LOC140931719 gene encoding uncharacterized protein KIAA1958-like has protein sequence MASRFKDLDVSVEDFISEQENESTKKKTLQNVAVLQQFLASKNEERKLEEIPPEELNEYLSEFIITVRTKDKQEEYEPSSLRGFIASFERYLKKKNYGHSIIKDLQFEKTRKALSSKQKDLKRKGKGNKPNASVAISEDDIQVLYEKKLLGTERPEALLNTLWLNNTTQFGLRGCKEHRDMCWGDVKLKKTSTGVEFLEYGERQTKTRLGDDTNDVRPIVPKMFSLPNSDRCPVLTYKVFAEKRPTQMNFDEAPFYLAVNNIKTDSLDKKPWFKQSPVGVNKLNSIMKVMSEKAELNKPRLKNHSGRKTMMQTLVNEEIPPTDIIQLSGHRNLQSVNNYAAVSEKQQMKMSRTLSAFTTGIVSKKDAPREESSCGSSSENNKMLVSQQRTEHTVTSSTCGQQQALQIFAGATISGGNIHVSINTLNKSPILPTSPKPKYQRYKRLLSSDSESD, from the coding sequence atggcatcaagatttaAGGATTTAGATGTGTCTGTGGAGGATTTCATCTcagaacaagaaaacgaaagcactaaaaagaaaactttgcaaaatgtaGCCGTGCTGCAACAATTCCTAGCATCGAAAAACGAGGAACGAAAACTTGAAGAGATCCCTCCAGAGGAGCTGAATGAATATTTGAGCGAATTCATCATAACAGTCCGCAccaaagacaaacaagaagaatacGAACCAAGCTCCCTTCGAGGATTCATTGCAAGCTTTGAGAGAtatctcaaaaagaaaaattacggtCACAGCATCATCAAAGACCTGCAattcgagaaaacaagaaaagctttGTCATCCAAGCAGAAAGATTTGAAACGCAAAGGGAAAGGCAATAAACCAAATGCATCTGTCGCTATCAGTGAAGACGACATACAAGTTCTCTACGAGAAAAAACTTCTAGGAACTGAGAGACCTGAAGCTCTGCTGAACACACTCTGGTTGAATAACACAACTCAGTTCGGTCTTCGCGGCTGCAAAGAGCACAGGGACATGTGCTGGGGCGACGTGAAGCTCAAGAAAACATCAACTGGAGTGGAATTTCTTGAATACGGAGAACGACAAACAAAAACCCGCCTCGGAGATGACACGAACGATGTTAGGCCGATAgttccaaaaatgttttcacttccAAATAGCGACAGATGTCCAGTGTTGACTTACAAGGTTTTCGCCGAAAAGAGACCGACTCAAATGAACTTTGACGAGGCGCCGTTTTATCTAGCGGTAAACAACATCAAGACAGACTCGCTCGACAAAAAGCCGTGGTTCAAACAGTCTCCTGTTGGTGTGAACAAACTCAATTCTATTATGAAGGTCATGTCAGAAAAAGCCGAACTTAATAAACCTCGACTTAAAAATCACAGTGGTAGAAAGACAATGATGCAGACCTTGGTGAACGAAGAAATCCCTCCCACTGACATAATTCAACTCTCAGGTCACAGAAATCTTCAAAGCGTTAACAACTACGCGgctgtttctgaaaaacaacagatgaaAATGTCACGTACGCTTAGTGCATTTACCACTGgaattgtttctaaaaaagatgCCCCAAGAGAGGAAAGTTCGTGTGGAAGCtcaagtgaaaataacaaaatgcttgtgAGCCAGCAGCGCACAGAACACACTGTCACGTCTTCCACTTGTGGTCAACAACAAGCGCTACAAATTTTCGCTGGAGCTACGATAAGCGGTGGAAACATTCATGTTTCGATCAACACACTCAACAAATCACCTATATTGCCGACAAGCCCGAAGCCTAAATATCAAAGGTACAAAAGACTCTTAAGTTCTGATTCTGAGTCCGACTAG
- the LOC140931720 gene encoding uncharacterized protein: MTLKNVQDCLLLSYMEGFLDEEEFCALYDVNSTDYPVFEHGKYRRFDLNEVSEEECFSRFRFSDKSDAILKSKLSDVGVSGVFHEWIASYLDERSQYVTVNGARSKLRQIHIGVPEGSLLGPRLFGIYVNDLPNLCETGCIHMFADDTTIYFIGKEVEEIIDALNIILNDFKVWCFKNHLTVHTGKTVAMLISSHAFVGPMRPLYGNSYIYFTTNSTCLGVEIDYKLNWKPQVKALHTKFGGKLKFLKKFKVLPSSVLEEIYFKGIVPSITYCIANWGSCSPSTFNELEHLHLKAAKLIHKLPSETPDSDVLDLVKWKSLSYLYQRRLASIMYQVHHKTLPDQLTALFETRTSDSNYNFRRINTFSHARYNSNFGRNSVRYRGPIVWNLIPKPIKDASSQQLFKQKLRQASRILDHIQFEKEACVITSKQPDFLYF, encoded by the exons atgactctAAAAAACGTTCAAGACTGCTTGTTACTCAGTTACATGGAAGGTTTTTTGGACGAAGAAGAATTTTGTGCTTTATATGATGTAAACAGCACAGATTATCCTGTATTTGAGCATGGAAAGTATCGAAGATTCGACCTGAATGAAGTTTCCGAGGAAGAGTGCTTCAGCCGCTTTCGTTTTAGCGACAAG TCAGACGCCATCCTAAAATCTAAATTGTCAGATGTAGGTGTATCTGGTGTATTCCACGAGTGGATTGCAAGCTACCTTGATGAAAGATCCCAATATGTCACTGTAAACGGCGCAAGATCAAAGCTACGACAAATTCACATTGGTGTTCCGGAAGGGTCTTTACTGGGACCCAGACTATTTGGTATATATGTCAACGACTTACCGAATTTGTGCGAAACTGGATGTATTCATATGTTTGCAGATGACACTACTATATATTTCATTGGGAAGGAAGTCGAAGAAATCATAGATGCGTTAAACATAATCCTAAACGACTTCAAAGTGTGGTGCTTTAAGAACCATCTGACTGTTCACACTGGCAAGACTGTCGCAATGCTGATTTCCAGCCATGCTTTCGTTGGTCCGATGAGACCTCTGTACGGAAATTCTTACATTTACTTCACCACCAATTCCACTTGCTTGGGTGTTGAAATTGACTATAAACTGAACTGGAAACCGCAAGTTAAAGCACTGCACACCAAGTTTGGAGGAAAGCTGAAATTCCTGAAAAAGTTCAAAGTCCTTCCCTCAAGTGTACTAgaagaaatatattttaaaggGATCGTCCCAAGCATCACCTATTGCATCGCTAACTGGGGATCCTGCTCACCATCTACATTTAATGAATTAGAACATTTACACTTAAAAGCAGCCAAACTGATCCATAAACTGCCCAGCGAAACTCCTGACTCTGATGTTCTAGACCTTGTTAAATGGAAATCACTAAGCTATCTTTACCAGCGTAGGCTCGCTTCAATAATGTATCAGGTCCATCACAAAACGTTGCCTGATCAACTCACAGCCCTATTCGAAACACGCACCTCTGATAGTAATTATAACTTCAGGCGTATTAATACCTTTTCGCATGCACGTTACAATAGTAACTTTGGCAGAAATAGTGTAAGGTACAGAGGGCCCATCGTTTGGAATTTGATACCTAAACCCATAAAGGATGCTTCCTCCCAACagctttttaaacaaaaacttaGGCAGGCCTCGAGGATTCTGGATCATATCCAATTCGAAAAGGAGGCCTGTGTAATAACATCAAAACAACCGgattttctatatttttaa